From bacterium, one genomic window encodes:
- a CDS encoding nitroreductase family protein — MSVPHSLFPEPGTVTLDEATCTQCGQCAAICPTETLVMREGCLCVDTAATFGCIACGHCMLTCPTGSVKVSGRGLRPEDILPLPAPEQKASADSLEALLLSRRSVRYFQDRPVERGLIERVIRMGTAGPMGIPPWDVGVTVVDGAEKVRELAGEVIQGYKGFLKMFKPWVIGLMRPFLGKAACEQFRDFILPLARTYIEHWEKGRDVVFYGAPALLIFHHSPFAAVEDATIACTQAMLAAEALGLGTTMIGGAPPILQRNKALCKRLGIPEGGKPVLILILGWPATHFRRAVRRSFNSVNWNE, encoded by the coding sequence ATGTCCGTTCCGCACAGCCTGTTCCCTGAGCCGGGCACAGTCACGCTGGATGAGGCCACCTGCACCCAGTGCGGCCAGTGCGCCGCGATCTGCCCCACCGAAACCCTGGTCATGCGCGAGGGCTGTCTGTGCGTGGACACAGCCGCCACGTTCGGCTGTATCGCCTGCGGCCACTGCATGCTGACCTGCCCCACGGGGAGCGTGAAAGTCAGCGGACGCGGCCTGCGCCCGGAGGACATTCTCCCCCTGCCCGCGCCGGAACAGAAAGCCAGCGCCGACAGCCTGGAGGCGCTGCTGCTTTCGCGCCGCAGCGTGCGCTATTTCCAGGACCGTCCCGTGGAGCGCGGGCTGATCGAGCGGGTGATCCGCATGGGGACCGCCGGGCCGATGGGTATCCCGCCCTGGGACGTGGGCGTCACAGTGGTGGACGGGGCGGAGAAGGTGCGCGAGCTGGCCGGAGAGGTGATCCAGGGTTACAAAGGCTTCCTCAAGATGTTCAAGCCCTGGGTGATAGGTCTCATGCGTCCGTTCCTGGGCAAAGCGGCCTGCGAGCAGTTCCGCGATTTCATTCTGCCCCTGGCCCGGACCTACATCGAGCACTGGGAGAAGGGCCGCGACGTGGTGTTCTACGGCGCCCCGGCGCTGCTCATTTTCCACCATTCGCCTTTCGCCGCGGTAGAGGACGCCACAATTGCCTGCACCCAGGCCATGCTGGCCGCGGAGGCCCTGGGACTCGGGACCACCATGATCGGCGGGGCGCCCCCGATCCTTCAGCGCAACAAGGCGCTGTGCAAGCGCCTCGGCATCCCGGAGGGCGGCAAGCCGGTCCTGATCCTCATCCTGGGCTGGCCGGCCACGCATTTCCGCCGCGCGGTGCGCCGCTCGTTCAACAGCGTGAACTGGAACGAATAA